The DNA sequence GGGCAGGATGTGGTTTTCCTGCCGGGGGAGAAAAAGGCCAGACTGAGAGGGATGCAGGTCCACGGTGAGCTGGTTGACAAGAGCTCAGCGGGGACAAGGACCGCCCTCAACCTCCAGGGGATCGACAAGGACGAGATCCAGCGGGGCCAGACGGCAGCGGTAGAAGGCGTGCTCAGGTCCACCCTCATGCTGGACGCGAAGATCACGCTGCTGGGATCAGCCCCCCGTCCCCTCAAGAACAGGGATCGGCTGCGCCTGCACCTTTTCACCTCCGAGGTAATGACCAGGGTGACCATCCTGGAAGGTGAAGTCATCGAACCAGGGTCGGAAGGACTGGTGCAGCTGCGCCTCGAAGAACCGGCCATCGCGCTGCCCGGAGACCGCTTTGTCGTCCGGAGCTACTCCCCCATGACCACCATCGGTGGCGGGCACATTATCGACGTCCTTCCCAGAAAACATCGCCGTAACCGGCAGCCGGTCATCGACCTCCTGCTTCGTCTCGACCAGGGCAGCAGGGAGGAACGTGTCCTGGCGTTCCTTACCGAAGCGGCGGACAATGGTCTCTGGGCCGTTGACCTGGCCCTCAGGAACAGTATGGAGGCCTCCGCCATGGGAAGCCTCCTGGACCAGCTGGCGGGGGAGGGCAAGGTGGTTGTCGCCGCCGCAGGGGAGGGGACCCTCGTCTACTCGGCCGGGTCATTCGGGCAGCTTCAGGAGCGTTTCGTAAGAGCCCTGGAGAAGTTCCACGAGTCCAACCCGGCGAAGAGCGGGATCGGCCGGGAAGAACTCCGGATGAGGGTGGCCCGGCAGATGCCCGACCGGCCCTACCGGAACCTCCTGTCTGCCCTGGAATCGAGAAATAAGATCGCCCTTGACGGAGATAACGTGAGGCTTTTTGCCCATCAGGCGACGCTGTCGCCCGACCAGGAAAAGGTGGCGGCGAAGGTAGTAAAAACCCTCACCGCGAACGGGGTCTCCGCCCCGTTCCTCACGGACCTGGCCGAGGAGCTGAAACTTCCGGTTCCAGATCTCAAGGCGGTCATGAACCTCCTGGCCGAGCGGGGTGACCTTGTCCGGATAAAGGACGATTACTTCATCATACCCCAGGCCCACACCGGTCTCATGAACGGTGTCGAAGCCTGGTACGCGTCCAATACCGAGATGGCTCTTGCCGATTTCCGCGGGATCGTGAACACGACCAGGAAGTGGATGATCCCGCTCCTGGAGTACCTGGACCGGACCCAGGTCACCATGCGCAAGGGGGATGTGAGGATCAAGAGGGGGGCTGTGAGGCGTGAAGCATAGAGCGTCAAGCGTGAAGCGTAAAAGCATTTAGCTGGCAGCTGATAGCTATCAGCTAACCGCGGCCTTTTAGCATCACATCCTTAAAATCTGTCTCGCGCAGGGACTAGCAGCGTGTCGGGAAACCGTGTCACGCTGCTAGATAGTGTTTGTCGGAAGATGTTGTTTCGCATTTTATTTCCCGTATCTGAACAGCTTCAACAGGTTGTGCGTCAAACACACCAGATCCCATTCGGCCTGACAATGATCCAGGCCACGGAAACTGAACCGTCTGAATCCACGCACCTGTTTGATCTGCCCGAACACCGGTTCCACACCCGAAATCCACCCGGAACGTTCCTGAAGCGTGGATTTCGGGTCTTGAAACGAAGATCCTCGGGCAACTCGTCACCACGCGCACCTTTGCCGTAAACAGCGTCCCCCTTCTTGTCAACCTTACCGGCAAGAACACGAAAGGGAACCGAATGCCAGGTCGCCTGTTCAACCTTGACAGGGTCGCAAAAAGTCCAATCCGGGACTTTTCGCTCCACGGAAAGGGAAAAGCGTCGTTTTCCCTTTCCTTACAAATCAATGACTTACGGAGTGAGTCATTGATTTGGGCGCCCCGCGCGGGGCGCGTTGATGACTTTTTGCGAAGTCATCAACATTAATGTCTAACAGTTGCGGAACTCCCTTGCAATGCAGTAAAATATTGGCACATGGTTGGGGAGAAGGTGGGGAAGTAAACATCCTGGGAATGTCATCATTGAGATCACACCAAACCGTCTTTCCGGAAGGGGAGGCGGATTTTTTGGTTAAAGAATTTATGGTTGCGTTTGGAAAGTCTGAGAACCAGAGGTGCGACCCCAAGGGGTACCACTGAGGCCTCAAAGGAACTACTCTTATAGGGAGATACTAATTGAGCAATGGGGTTATTAAAGTAATATTTGACTGCAATGTTCTTGCTAGGTTTACAGAACTACCAATGGAGGATTACAAGCGAGCTGTGAGCATTATCAGAGATAAATATTCATATTACCAAACACCACATCTCACCGCTGAAATGAGTGGTGTTGCATTGTCAAATAAAACAGAAAAGTTGCACCGCTACTGTAGGTTCTTGATGCAAATAACAAGTAAAAATAGGCGTTTGTTGAAGTCATGCAACGATATTGCTCGAAATCAATTAAAAGGTGATGTGACAATTTATGAGGAAGATGGTGAGTGTAGGAAATGGAGGCGATTTGTTAGTGAACCAGTTTTGGGGAAAACTTTTTAAATATATATCAGAAGCGGATAATATGGTTTTTTCTAATAAAAGAATAGTTGGTTTTGATGAATTCATGAAAACAATCTTACAATAACTTTCTCGGTGCCAGAGACCGGGGGGAATTAAGATTAGCGCACTAGTGCACCTGGGGAAACTCAGGATGATTTGAGGTATGGGCCACGATTGTGGATGCAGAGTCTTATATTGGAATCATAATGTCTGTTGTTTATAGCCTTCCCTTCAGGCGGCCCGAAGTTTTAATAACCGCTTTGAACTGTCATGCCATCAAGCAAGGCTTTCCACGTGGACCCTTATCAAAGGTCATACGTTTCAGAGGGTGACCCCTGGTAGGGGCAAAGCTTGGGGTCAGGGGAATACCAGTAACAGGTAACAAGTGAAAAAAATGCAGGCGGGACGAAAAGCGAATCGCTTATTGAATAGTGGCCCGCTTTATGGTTGTTTCTTCGGATAAAAATCATTCCCGCCATGCCATTCGGAAGCGGCCTCCTGGACATTGTTCACCGCCGTCCCGCCGCCGTAACAGCGTTCCTGATCCTCCTGTACGCCGCCATGGCCTGGTCCCAGAGGTCCATCCTGGATGATGCCTTCATCTCGTTCAGGTATGCGGCCAACCTGGCTCAGGGCCATGGCCTTGTCTGGAACACGGGTGAAGCGCCCATCGAGGGGTTCACGAACTTTCTCTGGGTGCTGATCATGACGGTCCCGCACCTTGCCGGCATCGATCCTGTTGCGTTCAGTATGATTCTCGGCATCCTGGCGTTCGCCGCTGCCCTTGCGGTCC is a window from the bacterium genome containing:
- the selB gene encoding selenocysteine-specific translation elongation factor, translating into MTTQGHIIIGTAGHIDHGKTSLVKLLTGVDTDRLKEEKERGITIELGFAPVTLPSGARLGLVDVPGHERFIKNMVAGATGIDMVLLVIAADEGVMPQTREHLDICQLLGVKIGVVALTKADMVDAEWLEMVTEDVRDYLSGSFLEGASIVPCSSVTRQGREDLLAAVDEAAARVSSRTSEGIFRLPVDRVFTMKGFGTVVTGTLISGAVSSGQDVVFLPGEKKARLRGMQVHGELVDKSSAGTRTALNLQGIDKDEIQRGQTAAVEGVLRSTLMLDAKITLLGSAPRPLKNRDRLRLHLFTSEVMTRVTILEGEVIEPGSEGLVQLRLEEPAIALPGDRFVVRSYSPMTTIGGGHIIDVLPRKHRRNRQPVIDLLLRLDQGSREERVLAFLTEAADNGLWAVDLALRNSMEASAMGSLLDQLAGEGKVVVAAAGEGTLVYSAGSFGQLQERFVRALEKFHESNPAKSGIGREELRMRVARQMPDRPYRNLLSALESRNKIALDGDNVRLFAHQATLSPDQEKVAAKVVKTLTANGVSAPFLTDLAEELKLPVPDLKAVMNLLAERGDLVRIKDDYFIIPQAHTGLMNGVEAWYASNTEMALADFRGIVNTTRKWMIPLLEYLDRTQVTMRKGDVRIKRGAVRREA